In Paenibacillus stellifer, the DNA window CATCGTCTTGTACCCGAATTTCGAGGCCTTCCCCTCTATTCCGGATCGTGATGGTGATCCTGCCATCTGTATTTTTCGGTACAATTCCATGGAATATGGCGTTCTCCACCAGCGGCTGCAGCAGCATCCGGGGAATGATGATTTCCCCTGTTCCTGGCTGGACGTCCAGCTCCAGATGAAAGTGCTTCTCGTAGCGCAGTTCCAGAAGGATCAGGTACTTCCGAATAATATTGAGCTCCTGATCCACTGTAATCATGACGCCGTTCTTGCCCATGTTGGCTTCAAGCAGATGGTTAAGCGCCGATAATACCTCGGATGCGCGGTCTTTCTGGCCGGAATCGATAAGCCAACGCAGCGTGCTCAATGTGTTAAACAGGAAATGCGGCTGAATCCGGTGCATAACCGCCCGAAGTTCCGCATAATGCTTCTCGTTCTGTTCATTCTCCACCTGCTGCATCAACTTCCCGATTTCATGAACCATTTTGTTAAACTGCTTGCTTAAAAATCCGATTTCATCGCTCGTTCGAATATCCGTCCGTGTTTCCAGATTTCCTTGCTGAACGCGAAGCATGCTTTGGGTAAGCTGCTTTACGGGTTTGGTCACTGTCCTGGCTACAAAAAGCCCGATACCTACTGCCAGGATGGAGAATATGGCGGAAGTCAGCAATATCTGGGTCTGAAGCCGTTCCAGCTGTCCGCTGATTTCATTTACGGGAACGGTTCCCACAACCATCCAACCATTGCTCAACGGCTGCTTAACCCCGTAATATGGGATGCCTTCCATTTCAAATTCGAACTCCACTCTGTCATTGTCGACAATGCTTCTATACAAATCGGGATTCCGCACTCTCTTATTGATCATTTCGATGTTGGAATCGATCATGATCCGCCCTTCGGAATCGGCGACGAAGAACTTCCCCGTATTTCCGAGCTTCAGCTTCCGGATTGTATCCAGAATCGATTGACCGTCCAAATTAACCTGTACCAGTCCGATATTGTTCAGCGTGTCAAAGTCCTTCAGCAGTCTTCCAACCGGTAGCACCAGGTCCGTATTCTCCCCCCCGCCGCTGAAATGGTCATACTGGAGGCCCTGCCACACCAGCTCTCCGTCCTTCCGCTTCACTTCTTTCACCCACTCCTCGTCGGAAAGCCGTATCTGCATAAGCTCAGAGTCGGAAAAGGTTCCACTGCCCCATCCTTTGCCCTCCTCCTTCAATAGATACACAATTTTGACGAAGGAGTTGGAGTAGACATAATTATTCAACAGTAAATTGATATATTGAAAATTCCAGTTGTCTTCATAGGACGGATCGGCGTTAACCTGCATTGCGGCACGCTGGATATTCGGATCGCTGGAAATGAAATCGGAGGTGTCAATCCCCACGTTAAGGATAAAAGAGAGCGAATCCGCCGTCTGCTCGGCGATTTGGAGAGTGGACTCCCTCACGTTCTTTTTGAGGATAGCGTCCGATACCCAATAAAAGGACAAGCTCGTAAAGATGGTCGGGATCAAAATAACGAGCAGGAGGACCACGATGATTTTGGCGGTGAAGCTTTTGGATATGGTCATGTTTCGCAGCATACAGTCTCTCCTATTTCGTTTCTCCCCTAAAAGGATACTCGATGTCAGACTCAATACCAATGTATAAAACAGGAAAGACCTCTACTCCCAATATTCAATAACGGCCATGTCCCAGTATTTCAGCACGGGCAGCTCCCATTCGACAACCCCATCCTGCTGCGAGAACGGCAACGCTTGGGGTGATCCTCCATTTTGATCCGGGGAGGCGAACCATATATTAGAAATCGGGCGATCCGTTTTTACAGAGACGGAAACATTCCGCCTTTCCTCCGGTTCCGATTGCGTTCCGTGAGCATCATTCCAATCCATGGTGGAAGCATCCGTGAAATTGATAAAGTGCATGATTTCTTTTCCATCCTTGTATTTGGAGAAGGACCATACTTTGCCTTGTTCCGCTTGATCGGATACAGCGATTTCTTCCGTCCCTTCAGCTTTAAGGCTTGACTCTTTCGGGTGATCCCGTAGAAGATTCTGATAGGCAACCAGAAAATCGTAGTACTTGATCAACTGTTCTTCCAATTCGGGAGATACGCTTAGATTTTTATGAGGAAAATATTCTTTGGACAGCATATTCTCCCCAAGCTCCAGATGGGACCCCCCGGAGGCAAATATCACCGCATCCGTCAGCAGAATTCCGGGTGTGTTGAACATTCCCGGCGAATCGGATAAATGATAATTCATGTATGCGGCCAATACCGTGTTCAGCCGGTTTCCGCTGTACCTCGAATTCTCATCAATCACTTCCTTCAAATTCCGATAATGCGGATGATTGCCCCAAACCTCGGTGTACAGAAACTTGACCGGTGCTTCCCGGGCAATCAATTCCTGGCCGAACTGGCCGACTGCGTTCATGACATAATCGACATCAAGCCTTTCCTTGGCCGCATTCAAGAATAATGGATAAGTGGCGGCAAGGTTGACGCTTTTGCCGTCATGGGTCCATAATTCTCCCCTGTCTCCGAGCTGATCCACATGCCATCCGTCAAAAGGAAGCCATTCGAAAGTCCGGCTTTCCTTCCCGATCAAGTAGTTCTGCCAATCGGGGTTAGAGGGATCATACAGATCAATATCGCTTGCCCAATCGTCCGGAAGCGGGTGTTTATCCTGATCGGCACCGCCCGGGGACTTGAACAAGCCCCACTCTCTGCTCACTCCGTCCTGTTCCGCATCCGTATAGGCGCCATACAGCAGGTTGTAATTCATAGCCTTCATGCCGTGATTGTGGGCCAAGCCGATATAGTCTCTCACCGTATCAAACGATACGGATCGGTTGGCAATATCCTTCCACTCCGCAGCCGGCCTGCCTTCTTCCAGACGAATAGGCTCCTGGTGCTTGTACTGCCAATCGTAGAATTGGATGCCGTTGATATGGAAACGGTTCAAGCGTTCGATGACCCGGGACATCTCGCCCGTGCTCATAGACTGGAAATCAGCTACATAACCGTAACGGGGAAATTTCCCCCAATCGGAGGATACGTCCACAGCGATGTTGATCTGATCCCCCTTGCCGTCACGCTCATACACTACTTCGGCCAAATAACCTTGCCCTTCTTCCATGGGCGGCTCCCAGCTCCAGACCAGCTTGTCCCCTTCGGCCTGCAGCCTCTCTTCCTTTATGATCCGGTTCAAATGCAAATACCGGATATTGACGGTTCCGCCCGGTGAAGCCTGCTTGAACTTCAATTGAAAGCGAACGGCCTCCCCGGGCCAATAAGCCGCTTTATCTGTGGACAGCTCCTTCAGCAGGGAAACTTTTTGAATTTCTTCATTTTCAGGAGGGCTCTCGACTGGATCCGGCGCTTTCCCGCAAGCCGAAGCCACCATTACAGCAGCGCCGATCGCTATAGTGCCGGCCATCCGAATAAACCTCGTGTATCTCATACTCCCACCCCGGTTCTTAACTTTTTGTTCATTATCCGGGAAAATCTTGTGTGGAGCAAATCGTCATTTTTTAGCACTCCGTCCGAGTTTTTGTTGTCATATCAAGTATGTATACGCTGACAATTTGATACAGTGTCTTATTTTTATGAAATTACAAAAGAATTTTCCCCCTCCTCTTTTTTACCTGAGCATTTTGCATAATTCATATTTTGATTTAAAGTCAAAGTTAGGTTACAACGAAATCTCAGTGTTGTGAGAGTGGAGTGAAAAATAGACAGACGGACAGAATTTCAATGAATCGGAAGTTTTTAAGCGGCGTTCTGTACTCGTTGCTTCGCAATGGCAAGCGCAGAGGCAAGTAACACAATCGCATTTAAATATTGGTGAGTTGTCACTTTTTGAATCCCCCAGACGTGAAGCTGGTCTGCAGTTAAATAGGTCTTCATTCGAGAATTGCAGCGTTCTACACTGGTTCGTTTATTGTAAAGTTCCTTCCAGCCTCGGCTTTCCCGATGCGGTAGCGCATAACGCCGGAGATCCGTTTGACTGTTGATTTTAACCACCATTCCATAATTGGAGGACGAACAAGCGGCCATGCCCAAAGGACAATCCACTTGACCTGTCGCATGTGGACAACGGAATTTTAAATGCACCTTTTCCTGTCCCCAATACGTCATGGGAAATCCCATCGAACAACAGGGCGTGCCTTTGCGGGTAATCCCCGCTGGCGGTTCCTTTTCATTCCGTGGATTCAGCGGAATAATGGCTTGCGCCTTGACGTTCCGGGCGGCCTCGTAGTTTTTTATTTGGTCGTAGCCCGCATCCAGCATGAAGAATTTCACTTTAGATTTCGCAGCGACAGTCGTCATGAGTGCAGGCCCTTCGTCTCCGTCGTTCACATGGGCAGAGGTCACCTTGAGCGCCATGGGAAGTTCACTTTTGGCATCGACGGCCAGATGCAACTTATAGCCAAACCACTTGACTTTGTTGCCAAAGGTGTCAAACTTGGCACCCCAGTTGGCATTGCCGGTGAGTTCACTTTTTCGCTTGGGTTCCTTTTTCTCGTAAGCGTGAATAGCGGCGCTGTCGATAGCGACATGAGTTCCGTCGATGATTCCAGCTTCTTGGCACTGAGTCACAAGATCCTCAAACAACTGCTTGGCAAGGCCTTTGCCAGTCAACTCGGCAAAGACTCGACTTAATGTAGAAATCGAAGGAGCGGGGATATCCAGTCGAAGCCCACATTGGTAACGGAAACGGAGGTCAAACTTTAGTCTGCGCGCTAGGCCGGTGAACGTATCGATATTCTCTAAAGGAGCTGCGAGTAGCGCGCGAAGAATGCCTTGACGACAGTGTCCGTCTGCTCCTCGGGGTGAGGGATTTCTCAATTCTCTTGCGTAAGGTCGCAGGTCCAAAGCGCTGAAAAAGATGGGCAATCGCTCTTTCGATTCGATTTTTTGAAGCTCTTCAAAGGAAAATAGACTTTCTTGGAGAATATACATAGTGACTTCACTCCCTTGGGTTTTCTCGTTTGGTCACTTGAAAACTTCTCCAAGTTGGGGTGAAGTCCTTTTTTATGCTCAAAATTGCTTTGTGTAACAAGGGCTTAGATTAATGCAAAATGCTCACCTAAAAACCGGGTTATTTTATTAAAAATCGTGTATTCGCTGAAGGATTTTCCGGTTTCAGTGTCCTATTTTATTAAATCCAATAAATGAAGAGGTTGACTCTCGCCTGATGAAAGCTTCAGAGCAGCAGTCCCTTAGACTTGCAGAACTATAAATTTACATATACTCCCATATTAGTGTTAATAAATTCAATTCCTTCACGAAAGGAAAATAAAAAGCGAAAAAGCTCGAACTCCTTGTCAGACCTGGTTTTATCCGGAACGGACGTTATGTTTGGGATCGTTTTCATTTAGCTCTTATCTGTTTTTCCGACAATCTCATAGGAGGTTCTCCCCATTGTTCAAGCGTTTTATCCTTGCTAACTTGATATAGGCGGCCGGAAGCGGGAGCTTGCGCTCCACGGAATGGATACCTGCTGCACAATACAATTACAGAGTGGGAGAGAAACGAATGCGTAAAAGGTTAAAGCCTACAATCATGTCAAAAAAACTGGCGAAGGCAGCCGTGTGCCTGAGTCTGCTGACCGGGACATTTGCTGCAGTCCTGCCGGCAAACGTAGCTTTTGCGGAAACGCAGCCGGAAGCGGATACTCCGCTGGACAAGCAGAATCTTAAGCCATTATCTGTACAATCGTTGGAAACTCTTGAAAACGGAGTAAAGTTGAACCTGGGGGATTATCAAGGATTTATTCGGCTCTTTTCAGAGGACATGGCCAAAATCTCGGTCGTTAAAAACGGCGAAGACGAGTTCATCTCCCCTGGAATTGCCAAGAAGGACTGGAAGACACCGGACTTTGAAACAAAAGAAACGGATCAGGAGTATATTCTGTCCACTAAGGAAATCACGGTGAAAATTAACAAAAGTCCGTTCGGCGTCAAATTTTTGGACAAGCAGGGAAATGTCATTAATGAAGATGCCGCGCAGGGTGTCGGCTATGAAAACGGCAAGCCGTATGTATTTAAAAAAACAGACAGCACGGAGAACTTCTACGGTTTCGGCGAACAATCCGGCGGGCTGAACAAACGCGGCAAAAGCCTCGGCATGTGGAATACGGACGCTTATTCCTATAACAAAAATACGAAGTATCTGTATACGTCCATTCCCTTCTTCATCGGGCTGAAAGATAAAAAGGCTTACGGTATTTTCTTCGACAATACGTATCGCTCCTATTATGAAATGGCCAGCGAAAAAGACGACTATTACTATTTCTACGCCAATGGCGGCACGCTTACTTACTACTTCATCAACGGTCCGGAAATCGGCGACGTTATCGATCGGTATACCGAGCTGACGGGGAAAACGGAGACGCCTCCGATGTGGTCGCTGGGCTTCCATCAAAGTAAATGGGGATACACACCGGAAGAACTCGTGAAGGTAGCCCAAACCTACCGCGAGAAGAAAATTCCGTTGGATACGATGCATTTTGATATCGACTACATGGATGGATACCGCGTGTTCACCTGGAACGACGAGTATAAACAAGCGCTGAAGACGCTGAAGGACGAAGGCTTCCACGCCATTACGATCAATGATCCGGCCGTCAAGCAGGACGAGAACTACAGCGTTTATCAAGAAGGAACCGCAAAGAATTTTTGGGCGAAAAATCCGGACGGCTCCACTTTCATAGGTGAGGTATGGCCGGGCAAATCCGCTTTCCCGAACTTCCTGAAGTCGGATGTCCGGAACTGGTGGGGCAACAATCTGGGCACTCTCTTAAACGAGGGAGTTGACGGCATTTGGAATGATATGAACGAGCCTGCCGTATTTGACGGCCCTTTCCATACGATGCCGCTGGATGTCGTGTTTGAAGACGACAATGGAGAGAAGGTAACCCATTCGGAATATCACAATCTTTATGGACATCATGAAGCTGAAGCGACCTATGACGGCTACCTCAAAAACAAACCGAACACCCGCCCATTTGTGCTGACTCGCGACATGTACGCAGGAACGCAGCGCTACGCGGCGCTCTGGACCGGCGACAACGTAAGCAACTGGGAACATTTGCAAATGTCGATCCCGATGAATGCAAACGTCGGTTTGTCCGGTGTTCCGTTTGTCGGCAATGATATCGGTGGCTTTGCGAAATCGCCAGGCAACGTTCCGACGCCTGAACTGTTCGCAAGATGGATCGAGGTCGGCGCCTTCCTGCCGTTTGCCCGCGATCACTATGACAATAGTGCCAAATCAGGACTCGGAACCGGACAGGAGCCTTGGGAATTTGGCAAAGAGGTTGAGGATATCAGCCGCAAATACATCTCGATGCGCTACGAGCTGATGCCTTACTTGTACAACCAGTTTAAGGAGTCGTCCGAGAACGGCCAGCCGGTTCAACAACCGCTCGTATACCAGTTCCAGGACGATCCAAAAACGTATAACATCGAAGATCAGTTTATGTTCGGCGATTCGATGATGCTTGCACCTGTTGTTAAAGAAGGCCAAACGAGCCGTGAAGTGTATCTGCCTGCAGGCGAGACATGGGTAGATTATTGGACAGGCAAGAAGTATGAAGGCAACCAGTCGATCACGGTAAACGCCGACCTTGGAACACTGCCGATGTTCGTGAAGAACAATTCGATCATTCCTCGTCAGGAAGTGGAGCAATCTACTGATGAGAAGAAGCTGGAAAATCTAATTCTCGACACGTACCTGAACGATAAAGCCACCTACAGCTTCTATGAGGACGATGCCGAGACTCTGGACTACAAGCAAGGCGAATTCAACATCACTGAATTCCAAGTGGACAAGAAAGGCAACCACATCGAGTTCAAGCAGGATAAAAAGGCTCAAAACTACGCTTCCGCCATTACGTCCTACACGCTTAAGCTGCATGATGCGGAGCAGCCGAACAAAGTTCAGGCAGCCGATCACAAATATGACCAAGCGGGCAGCTTAGAGCAACTAAACGGACAGGAAAACGGCTACTATTTCGATTCAGCCGAAAAAGTTCTGTATGTCAAGATACCGGCCGGTGAAAACCACAGCGTAAAAATTCAGTAATACCACTCAAGGTTGTTACTGAAAAAAAAGGAAAACGGGTAAGCCATTTCGGCTTCACCCGTTTTCTTTTCTGTCAAAATTATGCGGTAATAACCAGAACAACCTAGGTAAAGGTGTGCTCTTCAATCAGGCTCCGGCTGCTTCTTTGGCTTCCAGTTTCTTAATGGCTGTTTCTTCGTCTTCTACCACACCGAATTCGATCAGCAGCTGTTCGAGTTCGTCCATTTCGATTGGAGTCGGGATGGTCAGCATTTCGTTGTGCAGAATCTTGTCAGCCAATTGCTTGTACTCGTTGGCTTGATTGTGTTCCGGGTTGTACTGGGTAACCGTCATTCTTCTCAGCTCGGCATGCTGTACGACGTTGTCGCGAGGCACGAAGTGAATCATCTGCGTGTTCAGACGGCGAGCCAGTTCCATGATCAGCTCATCTTCACGGTCAGTGTTACGGGAGTTACAGATCAGACCACCCAGACGAACGCCGCCGCTGTGCGCGTATTTCAGAATACCGCGAGCGATGTTGTTGGCTGCGTACATAGCCATCATTTCACCGGAGCATACAATGTAGATTTCTTGCGCTTTGTTCTCGCGGATCGGCATTGCGAAACCGCCGCACACAACGTCACCCAGTACGTCGTAGGAGATGAAGTCCATGCCGTCGTAAGCGCCCTGCTCTTCCAGGAAGTTGATCGAAGTGATGATACCGCGTCCTGCGCAGCCTACGCCTGGTTCCGGACCGCCGGATTCAACGCAGAGGATGCCGCCGAAGCCGGTAGCTACTACGTCTTCGAGCTCGAGATCTTCAACCGAACCCATTTCAGCAGCCAGGTGAAGCACGGTTTGCTGAGCTTTCGTATTCAGAATCAGACGAGTGGAGTCAGCTTTCGGGTCACAGCCAACGATCATGATCTTCTGACCGAAAGTAGTGGCCAGCTGAGCCAGTGTATTTTGCGAAGTAGTGGATTTACCGATACCGCCTTTACCGTAGAATGCGATTTGTCTCAGTTTCTTTGCCATGTGTATCACTCTCCATAATTTTTTTCTATTTAAAATCCTAGGTCGCGATAAAATTCCAGGCTTTCAAGCAGCAGTTCCTCGATGCCGCCTCTGCCGGCCAAGCTTATAATTCCTCTCTTTAGCAGCTTGCTTCTTGGCGAGTCTCCGATCCCCGCACACAGGATAATCCGGCAGTCGCCCAGCATCTCCGCCGTATCGTCAAAAATCTTCTTCTTGTCATCGGGACTCACACAATCGGTTCGTCCGCTGCAGTATGCTTCCACGCTGCGTTTCTCCAGAAACTCCGTCTCCTGCCCGGAAACGTTATAGATCCAGAACTCGGTGGCATGACCGAAATGGACATTGACCTTGCCGTCCCCCCGGGTTGCTACCGCAATTCGGACACTATTGGACGCGGATGACGATGAGTCGGCTTCGGCGCCGCCTTCATTATTCGGCTTCGTCTCCGTGACCCGTACAGTTGATTCGTCTACGGCTTCTCTCTCTTCCACCGCAGCACCTCCCTGCCAAAAAGGATTGTGCAAAGAACGTCAGCAGCAACTCAATGTCAGATTATATAACCCAAAAGGGCATAGGGTTTTACTTATTAGAGCCATCTTAGTCTTCCGCTTCCAAGCCTGTCAATGACACTAAAGCGCATACAGGGCGTATTGACAAATCGTTCAAATTTCGCGTCATATTAACTGACATAAACCTCCTATTATACGCTTTCATATCTCAAGTATAGCGTTTACATATTTCAACTATTTGCCTTCCATGATTTCTTTATTGGAGAGATCGCAGACAGGTTGAAGAGAAGTTTCACCTTTTGTTAACAGTTTCAACAGATGTGTCTCCAACAAATACAAAAAAACCGGCTCCCTTTGATTTGGAGAACCGGTCTAGCGGTAATTCTAGAAGCCAACAAGCATTTCATGCCATTGGAGTAGCGATCCTGATGTTTAAGTGATGCTAATCTATTGACCCGGCAGATCCAGCGCTTGAATGAGGACCGTGCGGTTTCTTCCTTCAGCCTTAGCCTGATACAAGGCATTGTCCGCCAGATGAAACAGCTCCGTGGGTACCGAAGCGTGCAGCGGATATATGGCTATGCCAATCGAGACGGTTACCGTATGATCGACCGGCATGGATGCCCGTTCCACCGCCAGCCGGATTTGCTCTGCTTTCAGATAGGCCTCATCACCATGCGCCCCCTGCAGCAGCACGACAAATTCCTCACCGCCGAATCGGGAGCTTAGATCCTGCGGAGCCACTTCCTCCCGAATGATCGCAGCCACCTGCCTCAGCACCAAATCTCCCGCCTGATGTCCATAGGTGTCGTTAATGAATTTGAACCGGTCAATATCCAGAACAAGTATGGCAAAAGCGATGTGCTGATCGGCCCAGCTCTGGATGGTATCCTCGAATGTTCTGCGGTTCGATAGCCCGGTCAGCATGTCCGTGTTCGCCTCCTGGCTTAACTGATCGTTCTGCCGCTGGAAATTCCGCAGAGCCCCCACTACCGTTCGAGTCAGAAGATCCGCCTCCCGGTTCCAATGCTCTCTCCTTTCGGGCAGCTCCACGCCGCCCTCTTCAAACTGCTGGACCAGATTAGCCAGGACCACGAACGGTTTGGCCAGCTGATGGGCCGCCCAGACCACAATTAGGATCAGCACCAGCAAGGGAAGCGACGTGTAGAGAAGCAATAGCTTGACATGCCGATATAACTGGTCGTAGATGATCTGAGTAGGCGAAACTACGACAAGCCCCCAGTGCGTGGAGGGAATCTTGGCATACCCCGCCAGCAGATCCACTCCGCTCAAATTGATGTACTGTCCCTTTCCCTCATGATCCTTCATCAATTGCTGGACGACGGAAACCGCACTGATATCCATTCCGATTCTTGCCTTGTCGGGATGATACAGCAAGCGCCCTTTGAGTCAGCAGCAGCGAAAGACCGACAAATCCGATTAATACAGCGGACAAGCTTACCCTTTTTCTCGTCTGAAGTGAATGATTATGCGTAATCATGTCTGTGTCTCCCCTGAATCTGGATACCTGTATACCTATATTAATCGACCACATTGTGATGTTTTTTGAGATTCAGCCAATTTCGCACGATCAGAAGATCGGCTGTGTTCTGTTACAAGCAAGAAAGTCCTGTACCCTCCCTTCGGAATGTACAGGACGTGTTACCAGTTATCAGCTTATTGATCCCGCTCTTCTTCTGACTGCGCTCCGCTATATGCGATATCCCGGGTGACATCTGCGCTTCGGTCATCCGCCCACCCCTTGGCATGGCGGGATTGAACGATCTCCGTAAGCATCTCAATCCGCTTGTTCAAAGCCTGACAGATCGCCTCGCACCGGGCCTCATCCACAAATACCGAATCACGAAACACCGCTCTGACCTCTTCCTCTATGCCATGCAATGCCGACAAGTCGAGCCAGTCAAACGACGTGACCAGTTTGATTTGTTCGCCATGCGTCTGCTTGAACGGCTTACAGGTCAGCTTGGCGGTGGGCGAAATCAAGGAAAGCGGCTTGGAGAACCAAAGAGATGTGCCGCTATCGTAGATCGGCGACGGTCCGACCCATTCCAACGTCTCAGCATTACGAATGACGCCGAAGTTGTTCTGATGCCGATCCTCATTGGCGATCAGATAATCCACGACGATCATCCGGTCCAGGGACTTTACAACACCGGGAATGCCCAGTGCCTCGCAACAATTCAAGTAATGCTGATACACCGAAATATGATTGGCCTTCGGCCGGGTCTGCATCACATACCAGGCCGTAACCAATTCTGTCTGCGGTGTGATAAAATCTTCACAGACGCTATAGGGGTACTCCTCCTGCATTATCAATTGGTAGGGAACATGCTCGATTCCCAGCCGGTCCATGATGCGAGTCGCCACTACTTCATTATAGGGTTCCTGCTGGAGCGCGCCGCTCCCGCCCTTCACCAGACAACGCTTGCCCTCAATGATGGTCCATTTTTTCCGCAGCCAGCCATCCGACGTATTGTCCGGAGACATCAGACTGATTGGCTCACCGGATGAGCCTTTGCCAAACAAGACATTCCCGACATCTTCGGAGAACGGGTGGTCAAAGAAATTGATCGAGGACCACTCCATTACCGAGCCCGTTGGGCGAATCCAGTATTTATCGGACAAGCTGAGTCCCAAGCTTTTATCCAGAAGCTTTTGTGTGGTGGACAAATTAAACTCAAGCAACGCCTCTTTGATTCCGTCTCGGCTGGCCGGAATCGCTCGACCTCTCCACCATTCATTGAGTGCAGCCCGGTCAATTCTCCCCTTTTTTACGGGTATGCCTACAGGCACATGCTGCTCAGCATGAACATGGCCGATCGCAGAGATCGAGCCGGACGCCTCATCCAGCTCCATATCGACTACGGGTATGTGTTTGTGCATAAGTGTATAGGTTTTGTTCCAGACGTCCGACATATGATTCCCCCGTTCGAGATTCCCACCTTATTTCTATTATAGCAATCCCTTCAAGGCTTCATAGGAACAATTCAAAAGTTTATTTATTTTTGAACCGGAATCATGATCTCTACATTACAGACATCTGAGGTTTCATTCCATTTAATATACTTTTCAATGGTCGGCAGGTCTAGCTGGCGGTATTCGCTTTGCGGCATAAATTCTCCATAAATACGCTTCCATGTTTGGCCTAGAACACCACTGGAAATTGTGCCTTTTGCAGCGAAGACCAACCAGGCGGTGTTGGGGTATTGATAGTAATCATAGCCGGGAATATCTTCGCCGTCATAC includes these proteins:
- a CDS encoding glycoside hydrolase family 31 protein — protein: MSKKLAKAAVCLSLLTGTFAAVLPANVAFAETQPEADTPLDKQNLKPLSVQSLETLENGVKLNLGDYQGFIRLFSEDMAKISVVKNGEDEFISPGIAKKDWKTPDFETKETDQEYILSTKEITVKINKSPFGVKFLDKQGNVINEDAAQGVGYENGKPYVFKKTDSTENFYGFGEQSGGLNKRGKSLGMWNTDAYSYNKNTKYLYTSIPFFIGLKDKKAYGIFFDNTYRSYYEMASEKDDYYYFYANGGTLTYYFINGPEIGDVIDRYTELTGKTETPPMWSLGFHQSKWGYTPEELVKVAQTYREKKIPLDTMHFDIDYMDGYRVFTWNDEYKQALKTLKDEGFHAITINDPAVKQDENYSVYQEGTAKNFWAKNPDGSTFIGEVWPGKSAFPNFLKSDVRNWWGNNLGTLLNEGVDGIWNDMNEPAVFDGPFHTMPLDVVFEDDNGEKVTHSEYHNLYGHHEAEATYDGYLKNKPNTRPFVLTRDMYAGTQRYAALWTGDNVSNWEHLQMSIPMNANVGLSGVPFVGNDIGGFAKSPGNVPTPELFARWIEVGAFLPFARDHYDNSAKSGLGTGQEPWEFGKEVEDISRKYISMRYELMPYLYNQFKESSENGQPVQQPLVYQFQDDPKTYNIEDQFMFGDSMMLAPVVKEGQTSREVYLPAGETWVDYWTGKKYEGNQSITVNADLGTLPMFVKNNSIIPRQEVEQSTDEKKLENLILDTYLNDKATYSFYEDDAETLDYKQGEFNITEFQVDKKGNHIEFKQDKKAQNYASAITSYTLKLHDAEQPNKVQAADHKYDQAGSLEQLNGQENGYYFDSAEKVLYVKIPAGENHSVKIQ
- a CDS encoding glycoside hydrolase family 66 protein: MAGTIAIGAAVMVASACGKAPDPVESPPENEEIQKVSLLKELSTDKAAYWPGEAVRFQLKFKQASPGGTVNIRYLHLNRIIKEERLQAEGDKLVWSWEPPMEEGQGYLAEVVYERDGKGDQINIAVDVSSDWGKFPRYGYVADFQSMSTGEMSRVIERLNRFHINGIQFYDWQYKHQEPIRLEEGRPAAEWKDIANRSVSFDTVRDYIGLAHNHGMKAMNYNLLYGAYTDAEQDGVSREWGLFKSPGGADQDKHPLPDDWASDIDLYDPSNPDWQNYLIGKESRTFEWLPFDGWHVDQLGDRGELWTHDGKSVNLAATYPLFLNAAKERLDVDYVMNAVGQFGQELIAREAPVKFLYTEVWGNHPHYRNLKEVIDENSRYSGNRLNTVLAAYMNYHLSDSPGMFNTPGILLTDAVIFASGGSHLELGENMLSKEYFPHKNLSVSPELEEQLIKYYDFLVAYQNLLRDHPKESSLKAEGTEEIAVSDQAEQGKVWSFSKYKDGKEIMHFINFTDASTMDWNDAHGTQSEPEERRNVSVSVKTDRPISNIWFASPDQNGGSPQALPFSQQDGVVEWELPVLKYWDMAVIEYWE
- a CDS encoding transposase, translating into MYILQESLFSFEELQKIESKERLPIFFSALDLRPYARELRNPSPRGADGHCRQGILRALLAAPLENIDTFTGLARRLKFDLRFRYQCGLRLDIPAPSISTLSRVFAELTGKGLAKQLFEDLVTQCQEAGIIDGTHVAIDSAAIHAYEKKEPKRKSELTGNANWGAKFDTFGNKVKWFGYKLHLAVDAKSELPMALKVTSAHVNDGDEGPALMTTVAAKSKVKFFMLDAGYDQIKNYEAARNVKAQAIIPLNPRNEKEPPAGITRKGTPCCSMGFPMTYWGQEKVHLKFRCPHATGQVDCPLGMAACSSSNYGMVVKINSQTDLRRYALPHRESRGWKELYNKRTSVERCNSRMKTYLTADQLHVWGIQKVTTHQYLNAIVLLASALAIAKQRVQNAA
- a CDS encoding NifB/NifX family molybdenum-iron cluster-binding protein; translated protein: MEEREAVDESTVRVTETKPNNEGGAEADSSSSASNSVRIAVATRGDGKVNVHFGHATEFWIYNVSGQETEFLEKRSVEAYCSGRTDCVSPDDKKKIFDDTAEMLGDCRIILCAGIGDSPRSKLLKRGIISLAGRGGIEELLLESLEFYRDLGF
- a CDS encoding cache domain-containing sensor histidine kinase; amino-acid sequence: MLRNMTISKSFTAKIIVVLLLVILIPTIFTSLSFYWVSDAILKKNVRESTLQIAEQTADSLSFILNVGIDTSDFISSDPNIQRAAMQVNADPSYEDNWNFQYINLLLNNYVYSNSFVKIVYLLKEEGKGWGSGTFSDSELMQIRLSDEEWVKEVKRKDGELVWQGLQYDHFSGGGENTDLVLPVGRLLKDFDTLNNIGLVQVNLDGQSILDTIRKLKLGNTGKFFVADSEGRIMIDSNIEMINKRVRNPDLYRSIVDNDRVEFEFEMEGIPYYGVKQPLSNGWMVVGTVPVNEISGQLERLQTQILLTSAIFSILAVGIGLFVARTVTKPVKQLTQSMLRVQQGNLETRTDIRTSDEIGFLSKQFNKMVHEIGKLMQQVENEQNEKHYAELRAVMHRIQPHFLFNTLSTLRWLIDSGQKDRASEVLSALNHLLEANMGKNGVMITVDQELNIIRKYLILLELRYEKHFHLELDVQPGTGEIIIPRMLLQPLVENAIFHGIVPKNTDGRITITIRNRGEGLEIRVQDDGRGFEEDKLGLLNKAKNGAEEGEIGIGLRHIFDSLRLYYDNDWECSFESSPGQGTIVRIVLKQAKETTSWN
- the nifH gene encoding nitrogenase iron protein — its product is MAKKLRQIAFYGKGGIGKSTTSQNTLAQLATTFGQKIMIVGCDPKADSTRLILNTKAQQTVLHLAAEMGSVEDLELEDVVATGFGGILCVESGGPEPGVGCAGRGIITSINFLEEQGAYDGMDFISYDVLGDVVCGGFAMPIRENKAQEIYIVCSGEMMAMYAANNIARGILKYAHSGGVRLGGLICNSRNTDREDELIMELARRLNTQMIHFVPRDNVVQHAELRRMTVTQYNPEHNQANEYKQLADKILHNEMLTIPTPIEMDELEQLLIEFGVVEDEETAIKKLEAKEAAGA